In Gordonia iterans, the following proteins share a genomic window:
- a CDS encoding acyl-CoA dehydrogenase family protein has product MTNALFEPSDRAEEYRRRLLDFMETRIYPNESVYEQQMRESADPHASPQILLDLKKEAKAAGLWNLFHPHPDWGPGLTNLEYAHLAEIMGRVVWAPEVFNCNAPDTGNMEVLTLFGNDEHKDRYLRPLLDGEIASAFAMTEPAVASSDATNVELRMERDGDEYVLNGRKWFASNAVRPDCRVLIVMGKTDPSAPTHRQQSMMVVPTDAPGLTIVRNLPVFGYVDRESHGELVFENVRVPASDVLKGEGEGFAIAQARLGPGRIHHCMRTIGMAERALELLCARATRRVTFGAPLADRANIQDWIAEARIDIEMVRLLTLKAAHMMDTVGNKAAATEIAAIKVAAPNVALKIIDRAIQVHGGAGVTDDFPLAMAYAHIRTLRLADGPDEVHKRAIARRELRPYRDAAAVPEAVAGVSDDALSARY; this is encoded by the coding sequence ATGACCAACGCCCTGTTCGAACCGTCCGACCGCGCCGAAGAGTACCGACGGCGTCTGCTCGACTTCATGGAGACGCGGATCTATCCCAACGAGTCGGTGTACGAGCAGCAGATGCGGGAGTCCGCGGACCCGCACGCCAGCCCGCAGATTCTGCTGGACCTCAAGAAGGAGGCCAAGGCCGCCGGCCTCTGGAATCTCTTTCACCCGCACCCCGACTGGGGTCCCGGTCTGACCAATCTGGAGTACGCGCACCTCGCCGAGATCATGGGACGGGTGGTGTGGGCGCCGGAGGTGTTCAACTGCAACGCTCCCGACACCGGGAACATGGAAGTCCTGACGCTGTTCGGCAACGACGAGCACAAGGATCGCTACCTGCGTCCCCTGCTCGACGGCGAGATCGCGTCGGCGTTCGCGATGACCGAGCCCGCGGTGGCCAGCTCTGACGCCACCAACGTGGAACTGCGCATGGAGCGGGACGGCGACGAGTACGTGCTCAACGGGCGGAAGTGGTTCGCCTCCAACGCGGTTCGTCCGGACTGCAGGGTGCTGATCGTGATGGGCAAGACAGATCCGTCCGCTCCGACGCACCGCCAGCAGTCGATGATGGTGGTGCCGACGGATGCTCCGGGCCTGACGATCGTGCGGAACCTCCCGGTCTTCGGGTACGTCGACCGCGAGAGCCACGGCGAACTGGTCTTCGAGAATGTGCGGGTTCCGGCGAGCGATGTTCTGAAGGGCGAGGGTGAAGGGTTCGCCATCGCCCAGGCGCGTCTCGGGCCGGGCCGGATTCATCACTGCATGCGCACCATCGGGATGGCCGAACGCGCACTCGAGTTGTTGTGCGCGCGCGCCACGCGGCGGGTCACCTTCGGTGCACCGCTGGCCGACCGGGCCAACATCCAGGATTGGATCGCCGAGGCGCGGATCGACATCGAGATGGTTCGGCTGCTGACGCTCAAGGCCGCGCACATGATGGACACGGTCGGCAACAAGGCGGCGGCGACCGAGATCGCAGCCATCAAGGTGGCGGCGCCGAACGTGGCGCTCAAGATCATCGACCGGGCGATTCAGGTGCACGGCGGCGCGGGCGTCACCGACGATTTCCCGTTGGCCATGGCCTACGCGCACATCCGGACGCTCCGGCTGGCCGACGGGCCCGACGAGGTCCACAAGAGGGCCATCGCGCGCCGTGAACTCCGCCCCTATCGGGACGCCGCAGCCGTCCCCGAAGCGGTCGCCGGCGTGTCCGACGACGCACTGAGCGCGCGGTACTGA
- a CDS encoding SDR family oxidoreductase, with protein sequence MDVAGRVAVVTGGGAGIGAAIAGALVERGVRVVVTDIDADAVEEVAAGLDRRTPGAVAALSGDASSAAHIDAAVALAEERFGAVSLYFANAGIAGGPGLEATDEQWSAALDVNVLAHVRAARRLVPEWISRGEGYFVSTASAAGLLTQLGSATYSVTKHAAVGFAEWLAVTYGDQGIRVSCLCPMGVDTRLLRPGDIDDDSSAQLMQRAVESAGEVLTPEQVADDVMAGIADERFLILPHPEVLTMYRHKGSDYDRWLRGMRRLHQGLAESGRGE encoded by the coding sequence GTGGACGTAGCTGGGCGGGTGGCCGTCGTCACCGGAGGCGGTGCCGGCATCGGGGCGGCGATCGCCGGAGCGCTGGTGGAACGCGGCGTGCGCGTGGTCGTGACCGACATCGATGCCGATGCCGTCGAAGAGGTCGCCGCCGGCCTCGATCGACGCACGCCCGGCGCCGTCGCGGCGCTGAGCGGAGACGCGTCCTCCGCCGCGCACATCGACGCCGCAGTCGCGCTGGCCGAGGAACGGTTCGGCGCGGTATCCCTCTACTTCGCGAACGCCGGTATCGCCGGTGGCCCGGGACTCGAGGCGACGGACGAGCAGTGGAGCGCGGCCCTCGACGTCAACGTGCTCGCCCATGTCCGGGCCGCGCGACGGCTGGTCCCGGAGTGGATCTCGCGCGGCGAGGGCTACTTCGTTTCGACTGCGTCGGCGGCCGGACTGCTCACCCAACTCGGCTCGGCCACCTATTCGGTCACCAAGCACGCGGCGGTGGGCTTCGCGGAGTGGCTGGCGGTCACCTACGGCGACCAGGGGATTCGCGTGAGTTGTCTATGCCCGATGGGCGTGGACACGCGGCTGTTGCGGCCCGGCGACATCGACGACGACTCGTCCGCGCAACTCATGCAGCGTGCGGTGGAATCGGCCGGTGAGGTCCTCACGCCCGAACAGGTCGCCGACGACGTGATGGCGGGAATCGCCGACGAGCGGTTCTTGATCCTCCCGCACCCGGAGGTGCTGACGATGTACCGCCACAAGGGCAGTGACTACGACCGCTGGCTGCGCGGCATGCGCCGGCTCCACCAGGGACTCGCCGAGTCCGGTCGTGGCGAGTAG
- a CDS encoding PLDc N-terminal domain-containing protein has protein sequence MPYLGILVLLVWIVALIDLITADEHRIRHLPKLVWLLIVLLLPLVGSIIWFAAGRPERATAAAPPRPTGMPEYERPEYREALARRDDEEVRRKVRERAEEQRRRAREAEGRRSADDPD, from the coding sequence GTGCCATACCTGGGCATCCTCGTCCTGCTCGTCTGGATCGTCGCCCTGATCGATCTGATCACCGCCGACGAACACCGGATACGGCACCTCCCCAAGCTGGTCTGGCTGCTGATCGTGCTCCTGTTGCCCCTGGTCGGCTCGATCATCTGGTTCGCAGCGGGCCGCCCCGAGCGCGCAACTGCCGCCGCCCCGCCCCGGCCGACCGGCATGCCCGAGTACGAGCGCCCCGAATACCGCGAAGCCCTCGCCCGGCGCGACGACGAGGAGGTCCGCCGGAAGGTCCGCGAACGCGCCGAAGAACAGCGCCGCCGGGCGCGTGAGGCCGAGGGGAGACGCTCGGCCGACGACCCCGACTGA
- a CDS encoding Rv2578c family radical SAM protein, translated as MRWAGQSADADDGGLPGLDRAGLVRTVQTPEFAGITFHEVLAKSALNKLPDGAQLPFKYTVNTMRGCSHACRYCFARPTHEYLDLNPADDFDSQLVVKLNVAAVLRKELRRKSWQRETVALGTNTDPYQRAEGRYRLMPGVIRALAESGTGMSILTKGTLLRRDLPLLRAARHAVDVQVGISLAMLDDDLRKQLDPGAPSPRARLDLIAALADAGFTPHVMVAPVIPYLTDDASQLDDLLAALADAGASRVTAFPLHLRGSTRGVFLEWLGQTHPALLRRYRSLYGRGGYVRPEYSARLREKMTPLVARHGLARPAPADTAAAAPAADSTPREPALTLF; from the coding sequence ATGCGGTGGGCGGGTCAATCGGCGGATGCCGACGACGGCGGACTGCCCGGCCTGGATCGGGCCGGCCTGGTCCGCACCGTGCAGACCCCCGAGTTCGCGGGGATCACGTTCCACGAGGTCCTGGCCAAGAGCGCGCTGAACAAGCTGCCCGACGGCGCTCAACTGCCGTTCAAGTACACGGTCAACACCATGCGCGGCTGCAGCCACGCCTGCCGCTACTGCTTCGCCCGGCCCACGCACGAGTACTTGGACTTGAACCCCGCGGACGACTTCGACTCGCAGCTCGTGGTGAAGCTCAACGTCGCCGCGGTGCTCCGCAAGGAACTGCGGCGCAAGTCGTGGCAGCGCGAGACCGTGGCCCTCGGTACCAACACCGATCCGTATCAGCGCGCCGAGGGCCGGTACCGGCTGATGCCCGGCGTCATCCGAGCACTCGCCGAATCGGGCACCGGGATGTCGATCTTGACCAAGGGCACGCTGCTGCGGCGGGACCTGCCGTTGCTGCGAGCGGCCCGGCACGCGGTCGACGTGCAGGTCGGCATCTCGTTGGCCATGCTCGACGACGACCTCCGCAAGCAACTCGATCCGGGGGCGCCGTCGCCGCGCGCCCGGCTCGACCTGATCGCCGCGCTGGCCGATGCGGGGTTCACACCGCACGTGATGGTCGCGCCGGTGATCCCCTATCTGACCGATGACGCATCACAGCTCGACGATCTCCTCGCTGCGCTCGCCGACGCCGGGGCGTCGCGGGTCACCGCGTTCCCGCTGCATCTCCGCGGGTCGACGCGCGGAGTGTTCCTGGAATGGCTCGGCCAGACGCATCCGGCTCTGCTCCGCCGCTATCGCAGCCTGTACGGCCGCGGCGGCTACGTCCGGCCGGAGTATTCGGCGCGGCTGCGCGAGAAGATGACCCCGCTCGTCGCCCGCCACGGCCTGGCTCGCCCGGCACCCGCGGACACCGCAGCTGCGGCGCCTGCCGCCGACAGCACACCCCGGGAGCCCGCCCTCACTCTGTTCTGA
- a CDS encoding LLM class F420-dependent oxidoreductase: protein MDLRIFTEPQQGATYDDLLRIARATEDLGFDAFFRSDHYLAMNTDGLPGPTDAWLTLAALAVQTERIRLGTLVTSATFRHPGQLAIQVAQTDQMSGGRVELGLGAGWFAEEHAAYGIPFPVVGERFTRLEETFDIVTGLWDLPEGETFDYAGECLRVENSPGLPKPAQRPRPPIIVGGTGPRRTPALAAKYASEFNVPFVDTGKAAEMYERVGDACEAAGRRRDDLVYSAALVLCVGRTQEEFVRRAAAIGREPDELRENGVAGTVDEAVAAIERFRSTGASRIYLQVLDLSDVDHLELVASQVAPQLA, encoded by the coding sequence ATGGATCTCCGCATCTTCACCGAACCGCAGCAGGGCGCCACGTACGACGATCTCCTGCGCATCGCCCGCGCCACCGAAGACCTCGGCTTCGACGCCTTCTTCCGCTCCGACCACTATCTCGCGATGAACACCGACGGGCTGCCAGGCCCGACCGATGCCTGGCTGACCCTCGCCGCGCTGGCGGTGCAGACCGAGCGCATCCGGCTGGGCACACTGGTCACGTCGGCGACCTTCCGCCACCCCGGCCAGCTCGCCATTCAAGTGGCGCAGACCGACCAGATGAGCGGCGGCCGCGTCGAGCTCGGGCTCGGCGCCGGCTGGTTCGCCGAAGAGCACGCCGCATACGGGATCCCGTTCCCCGTGGTCGGCGAGCGCTTCACCCGGCTCGAGGAGACGTTCGACATCGTCACCGGCCTGTGGGACCTTCCGGAGGGGGAGACCTTCGACTACGCCGGGGAGTGCCTGCGCGTCGAGAATTCGCCGGGCCTGCCGAAGCCGGCTCAGCGTCCGCGTCCGCCGATCATCGTCGGCGGCACCGGACCCAGGCGCACTCCCGCGCTGGCCGCGAAGTACGCAAGCGAGTTCAACGTTCCGTTCGTGGACACCGGGAAGGCCGCCGAGATGTACGAGCGCGTCGGCGACGCCTGCGAAGCGGCGGGGCGACGGCGCGACGACCTGGTCTATTCGGCCGCACTGGTGCTGTGCGTGGGGCGTACCCAGGAGGAGTTCGTACGACGTGCCGCCGCGATCGGGCGCGAACCGGACGAGCTGCGCGAGAACGGGGTGGCCGGGACCGTCGACGAGGCGGTGGCCGCGATCGAGCGATTCCGGTCCACCGGGGCGAGCCGGATCTATCTCCAGGTCCTCGACCTGTCCGACGTCGACCACCTGGAACTGGTGGCTTCGCAGGTCGCTCCGCAACTCGCCTGA
- a CDS encoding nSTAND1 domain-containing NTPase — protein sequence MSETVRPDRVGSREDLGRALTDLRLSAELSVRDVAAEADALVGTVAGWFAGQHAPTRASREMFERVLAVCGVAEPDEREAWWSAVERTSKRRGRRRPPVPSPYRGFESFTEGDGDRFFGRDEVIERMVTLVRLRAAGLPVPDDGQSGPESPASGLHGAVVVVGASGAGKSSLVRAGLVAQTRDGAALSGMPSALMVPGDRPGPALESALESLGDAAGPALLVVDQFEELWTQTEPPVRAAFFTKLSEALAGRALVPVIALRADFYASAAEVPGLAEAFGQAQVVVPRMTEAQLREVIVKPAEGAGAVVDDDLVTLLLEDLAAPGTGGRVDAGVLPLLSHALRATWEQSDGRRLTVADYVKTGRIGGAVEQTAEEVYDDLPAEEQEIARELLLAMVNVDEDAVTRRPLCTAELSGEPAHRVVEAFADARLFTLTASQVQVTHEALLSAWPRLTGWIDADRERLLLQRRLRGLSELWEADGRPDDLLPGGARLEMFRPLLDDGDEAVVDRSQREFLEAGYARAAANEAVERGRARKLRRFAWSAAIFGLVAVIAAVVAVVAGQSAVDQRNEAERSRNETLSRQLAIQANQMVDRDPFLAGQLAMVAYRQAPTVEARSTLIDTMARGVPDRFPGAGGSLLLARSGSLLAAASGSGQVRLFRLGEHGIDEQIGDFSAVDPADPHLGGVAVAPDGETLYLGGRGRIDVWNIADAAAPVKKGSLPDVRGDANALAISPDGSYLAAAELGAGLQVWRLAGDGGRPVTIDGDTGDVAGAVAFSPDSRALASSTANQRLDFWTVDGDRLQHTAELDLGWRGNQLAQGLAYSPDGKKVYAALRSRTVDVLDVADPAAPRVERRLDGHTSYVSALALSDDGATLVSAGADNSVLVHQLNDPAAAPRALPTAANSSAVALAGQNVVVASDDGRVQDWPPATDRFTVGNKTVFQIPFESSSGRLLAADTELDGRITQWRIGPDGPERAGPDLPPPPGVVFAGSVVQSADGATATLGSVSGTVYFADFSDPAEPRIVGSVDGHPGLNETVDYSPKTGIAVTGGTDQRVLTIFDASDPAAPKKIATYDPGAGVWWASLSPDGRRVAVATNTGQVRLLDMSDPAKPRAYPDPVAFGGSALAVRFDAEGNRLVATSEDKTAVVVDVSDPEKPRQIAEMSGPAGQLYSATFSPDGKRVVAGGANSEIWVWTIDDDGAREDVVLRSYPGTVFDVRFVSDDQILAAGQAGTVVAWQLDPKDLVDEVCARPGDHISRAEWDTYLPGVPYDPPC from the coding sequence ATGTCGGAGACCGTACGCCCGGACAGGGTCGGCAGTCGGGAGGATCTGGGCAGAGCGCTCACGGATCTGCGTTTGAGCGCCGAGCTGAGCGTGCGTGACGTCGCCGCGGAAGCCGATGCGCTGGTCGGAACGGTGGCCGGCTGGTTCGCCGGCCAGCACGCGCCGACCCGCGCCAGCCGTGAGATGTTCGAGCGAGTGCTGGCGGTGTGCGGGGTCGCCGAACCCGACGAGCGGGAGGCGTGGTGGTCGGCAGTCGAGCGGACCTCGAAGCGCCGGGGCCGCCGCCGGCCTCCGGTTCCGTCGCCCTACCGCGGTTTCGAATCGTTCACCGAGGGCGACGGCGATCGCTTCTTCGGCCGGGACGAGGTGATCGAACGCATGGTCACGCTCGTTCGCCTGCGCGCTGCGGGACTCCCGGTGCCCGACGACGGGCAGTCCGGTCCGGAGTCGCCCGCTTCGGGGCTGCACGGCGCCGTGGTGGTCGTCGGTGCGTCAGGCGCGGGGAAGTCGTCTCTCGTTCGGGCCGGTCTGGTCGCGCAGACCCGGGACGGGGCCGCGCTGTCCGGGATGCCGTCGGCGCTGATGGTTCCCGGGGACCGGCCGGGACCCGCACTCGAGTCGGCGCTGGAGTCGCTCGGCGACGCCGCGGGCCCGGCGCTCCTCGTCGTCGATCAGTTCGAAGAACTCTGGACTCAGACCGAGCCGCCGGTCCGCGCCGCCTTCTTCACGAAGCTCTCCGAGGCGTTGGCGGGACGGGCCCTGGTGCCGGTGATCGCGCTGCGGGCTGACTTCTACGCGTCGGCCGCCGAGGTGCCGGGGCTGGCCGAGGCGTTCGGCCAGGCGCAGGTGGTGGTCCCGCGGATGACCGAGGCACAGCTGCGCGAGGTGATCGTGAAGCCGGCGGAGGGGGCGGGGGCCGTCGTCGACGACGACCTGGTGACCCTCCTGCTCGAGGACCTCGCGGCGCCGGGTACGGGCGGCCGGGTCGACGCCGGAGTGCTTCCACTGCTCTCGCACGCGCTCCGTGCGACGTGGGAGCAGTCCGACGGACGCCGGCTCACCGTGGCCGACTACGTGAAGACCGGCCGGATCGGCGGCGCCGTGGAGCAGACCGCCGAGGAGGTGTACGACGACCTGCCCGCCGAGGAGCAGGAGATCGCCCGCGAACTGCTCCTGGCGATGGTGAACGTCGACGAGGACGCCGTGACCCGGCGACCGCTGTGCACCGCCGAGCTCAGTGGAGAACCGGCGCACCGTGTGGTCGAAGCCTTCGCCGACGCGCGACTGTTCACGCTCACCGCTTCGCAGGTCCAAGTGACCCACGAGGCGTTGCTGTCGGCGTGGCCGCGGCTGACCGGGTGGATCGATGCCGACCGCGAGCGGTTGCTGCTGCAGCGCCGGCTGCGCGGGCTGAGTGAACTGTGGGAGGCCGACGGCCGCCCCGACGACCTGCTGCCGGGCGGAGCGCGGCTGGAGATGTTCCGGCCGCTCCTCGACGACGGCGACGAAGCGGTCGTCGACCGTTCGCAGCGCGAGTTCCTGGAGGCCGGCTACGCGCGTGCTGCGGCGAACGAGGCCGTTGAGCGCGGCCGGGCCCGGAAGCTTCGGAGGTTCGCCTGGTCGGCGGCGATCTTCGGGCTGGTGGCCGTGATCGCCGCGGTGGTGGCGGTGGTCGCCGGCCAGAGTGCGGTGGATCAACGCAACGAAGCGGAACGCTCTCGCAACGAGACGCTGAGCCGGCAGCTGGCCATCCAGGCGAACCAGATGGTCGATCGTGATCCCTTCCTCGCCGGTCAGCTCGCGATGGTCGCCTACCGGCAGGCTCCGACCGTGGAGGCGCGCTCGACCCTGATCGACACGATGGCCCGCGGTGTTCCGGACCGCTTCCCCGGGGCCGGCGGCTCGCTGCTGCTCGCGCGCTCCGGATCGTTGCTGGCCGCCGCGAGCGGCAGCGGACAGGTCCGGCTCTTCCGGTTGGGCGAGCACGGTATCGACGAGCAGATCGGTGACTTCTCCGCCGTCGACCCCGCCGACCCGCACCTCGGGGGTGTCGCGGTGGCACCGGACGGCGAGACGCTCTATCTCGGCGGGCGCGGCCGGATCGACGTGTGGAACATCGCCGATGCGGCCGCACCGGTCAAGAAGGGCTCGCTGCCCGACGTGCGGGGCGACGCGAACGCCCTCGCGATCAGCCCCGACGGGAGCTACCTCGCCGCCGCCGAACTCGGGGCGGGTCTGCAGGTCTGGCGGCTGGCCGGCGACGGAGGCCGACCGGTGACGATCGACGGCGACACCGGTGATGTGGCGGGTGCGGTGGCGTTCTCGCCGGACAGCCGGGCGCTGGCGAGCAGCACCGCCAACCAGCGACTCGACTTCTGGACGGTCGACGGCGACCGGCTGCAGCACACGGCGGAGCTGGACCTGGGCTGGCGTGGCAATCAGCTGGCGCAGGGGCTGGCCTACAGCCCCGACGGCAAGAAGGTGTATGCGGCGCTGCGCAGCCGAACGGTCGACGTGCTCGACGTCGCCGATCCGGCGGCACCGCGTGTCGAACGCCGACTGGACGGCCACACCAGTTATGTGAGTGCCCTGGCGCTGTCCGACGACGGAGCCACCCTGGTGAGCGCCGGCGCCGACAACAGCGTGCTGGTGCACCAGTTGAACGACCCGGCCGCGGCGCCGCGCGCCCTTCCCACGGCCGCGAACTCGTCGGCGGTGGCGCTGGCGGGCCAGAATGTCGTCGTCGCGAGCGACGACGGCCGGGTGCAGGATTGGCCGCCGGCCACGGATCGGTTCACGGTCGGCAACAAGACGGTGTTCCAGATTCCGTTCGAGAGCTCCTCCGGCCGACTGCTGGCCGCCGACACCGAGTTGGACGGCCGGATCACGCAGTGGCGGATCGGTCCGGACGGGCCCGAACGGGCGGGGCCGGATCTGCCGCCCCCGCCGGGAGTGGTGTTCGCCGGTTCGGTGGTGCAGTCGGCCGACGGCGCCACCGCGACGCTGGGGTCGGTGTCGGGCACGGTCTACTTCGCCGACTTCTCTGATCCGGCGGAGCCCCGGATCGTCGGCTCGGTCGACGGGCACCCAGGACTGAACGAGACGGTCGACTACAGCCCGAAGACCGGGATCGCGGTGACCGGCGGAACCGACCAGCGGGTGCTGACCATCTTCGATGCGTCCGATCCGGCCGCACCGAAGAAGATCGCGACCTACGACCCCGGGGCGGGTGTGTGGTGGGCGTCGCTGAGCCCCGACGGACGGCGGGTCGCGGTGGCCACCAACACCGGTCAGGTACGCCTGCTCGACATGAGCGATCCCGCCAAGCCCCGCGCCTACCCGGATCCCGTGGCCTTCGGCGGCTCAGCGCTGGCGGTGCGGTTCGACGCCGAGGGCAACCGTCTGGTGGCCACGTCCGAGGACAAGACCGCGGTGGTGGTCGACGTCAGCGACCCGGAGAAGCCCCGGCAGATCGCGGAGATGTCCGGACCCGCCGGGCAGCTGTACAGCGCCACGTTCTCGCCGGACGGCAAGCGAGTCGTCGCCGGTGGCGCGAACTCGGAGATCTGGGTCTGGACGATCGACGACGACGGCGCGCGCGAGGACGTGGTGCTGCGCTCCTACCCCGGCACGGTGTTCGACGTCCGGTTCGTGAGCGACGACCAGATCCTGGCCGCGGGCCAGGCGGGAACCGTCGTCGCGTGGCAGCTGGATCCCAAGGACCTGGTCGACGAGGTGTGTGCCCGCCCCGGCGATCACATCAGCAGGGCCGAGTGGGACACCTATCTCCCCGGCGTACCCTACGACCCACCCTGCTGA
- a CDS encoding LuxR C-terminal-related transcriptional regulator translates to MHAVAAPPRPTLSAREVEVLLAWLRATSKEEAAQELFISAATVSTHILRIRAKYAAVGRPAKRKAALFARAVQDGYTTLDEW, encoded by the coding sequence CTGCACGCGGTCGCGGCACCGCCGCGGCCGACCCTCTCGGCACGCGAAGTGGAGGTGCTTCTGGCGTGGCTGCGTGCCACGTCGAAGGAGGAGGCCGCACAGGAACTGTTCATCAGCGCGGCGACGGTGAGCACCCACATCCTGCGAATCCGCGCCAAGTACGCGGCGGTCGGTCGTCCGGCGAAACGCAAGGCCGCGCTCTTCGCCCGGGCGGTACAGGACGGGTACACCACACTCGACGAGTGGTGA
- a CDS encoding DNA polymerase III subunit delta' has translation MTNVFEGLIGQETVAADLTAAARAARGIAAELERVADGAVSMFGDDLVPAGLNGTDGTGGSAMTHSWLFTGPAGSGRSVAATSFAAALQCTDPDVVGCGECRACTTILAGTHGDVRHIVPEGISISVAQIRDIVRLAARRPTTGRWQIVIVEDADRLTEHGANALLKAVEEPPDRTLFLLCAPSVSPEDISVTLRSRCRHVALTAPSAADVAQVLIRRDAIDPERAEWAASVSGGHIGRARRLATDEHARAQRDQALALASAAVREGEMYAAGEALVSAAKKVADEIAAELNEPEMAELMTALGAGGTGKGTARPPRGSAGPIKDLERRQKARHTRIVRDNLDRALVDLAALFRDALTLSTGATVTMMHPDRVADVSSRMASYASPEKLLCCVEAVLECREALDQNVKPKFALDALMVRLGQNLSRRSRPA, from the coding sequence GTGACCAATGTCTTCGAGGGACTGATCGGGCAGGAGACGGTGGCGGCCGACCTGACCGCGGCCGCCCGCGCTGCTCGCGGCATCGCCGCCGAGCTGGAGCGGGTGGCGGACGGCGCCGTCTCGATGTTCGGGGACGACCTGGTGCCGGCCGGTCTGAACGGAACCGACGGGACCGGTGGATCGGCGATGACGCATTCGTGGCTGTTCACCGGGCCTGCGGGCAGCGGACGTTCGGTCGCGGCCACGAGTTTCGCCGCGGCGCTGCAATGCACGGACCCCGACGTCGTCGGCTGTGGCGAATGCCGGGCGTGCACGACGATCCTGGCGGGGACGCACGGGGACGTGCGGCACATCGTGCCCGAGGGGATCTCCATCTCGGTGGCGCAGATCCGCGACATCGTGCGCCTCGCTGCTCGCCGGCCGACCACCGGTCGCTGGCAGATCGTGATCGTCGAGGACGCCGACCGCCTCACCGAGCACGGCGCCAATGCGCTCTTGAAGGCGGTGGAGGAGCCTCCCGATCGGACGCTGTTCCTGCTCTGCGCACCGTCGGTCTCGCCCGAGGACATCTCGGTGACCCTGCGATCGCGCTGCCGTCACGTGGCGTTGACCGCGCCGTCCGCCGCCGACGTGGCTCAGGTGCTGATCCGGCGCGACGCCATCGATCCCGAGCGTGCCGAGTGGGCGGCGAGCGTCTCCGGCGGTCACATCGGCCGCGCGCGGCGTCTCGCGACGGACGAACACGCCCGAGCGCAACGCGACCAGGCGCTGGCCCTGGCGAGTGCGGCTGTGCGCGAGGGTGAGATGTACGCGGCGGGAGAAGCTCTGGTGAGCGCTGCGAAAAAGGTGGCCGACGAGATCGCCGCCGAACTCAACGAACCGGAGATGGCCGAACTGATGACGGCGCTCGGCGCCGGCGGTACCGGAAAGGGCACGGCGCGGCCCCCGCGCGGGAGCGCCGGACCGATCAAAGACCTGGAGCGCCGGCAGAAGGCGCGGCACACCCGCATCGTGCGGGACAACCTCGACCGCGCTCTCGTCGACCTGGCCGCCCTGTTCCGGGATGCGCTGACGCTGTCGACCGGAGCGACGGTGACGATGATGCACCCGGACAGGGTGGCCGACGTGTCATCGCGAATGGCCTCCTACGCCTCGCCGGAGAAGCTGCTCTGCTGTGTCGAAGCGGTCCTGGAATGCCGCGAGGCGCTCGACCAGAACGTGAAGCCGAAGTTCGCGCTCGACGCCCTCATGGTCCGGTTGGGCCAGAATCTGTCCCGCCGGTCCCGGCCGGCGTGA